A genomic region of Haemorhous mexicanus isolate bHaeMex1 chromosome 14, bHaeMex1.pri, whole genome shotgun sequence contains the following coding sequences:
- the LOC132333793 gene encoding nuclear pore glycoprotein p62-like isoform X1: MSQFSFGAAAPGGAFGLGAPRAAATTTTATSGFSFSAPAPAPASTGFSFGSAAPAAGGSQPAGLFSFSRPGPAAQPSGFSFGSASAAPAAPAAAAFPLGTNTPKVTFGASTATPAAGITGGFSFGAPAATSTPSTQAAAPSGFAFGSAGTSSSSTAPSGTTGGFTFSSGTTSQAGTAGFSIGTAAAPATSAGLSFGTAPAAAASTSTATLAAASPAATPFSLGGQPAGLTFGAQPSAAATSTSTATLTTSTSQAPTLTFGSKLGVTSTAASTASTTSTTSVLGSTGPSLFASVATSSAPASSSTTGLSLGATSTGSTGAASLGTLGFGLKVPGTTAATTSTATGTTSASGFPLNLKPLTTTGAIGAVTSTAATTTATTASAPPVMTYAQLESLINKWSLELEDQEKHFLHQATQVNAWDRMLIENGEKITSLHREVEKVKVDQKRLDQELDFILSQQKELEDLLTPLEESVKEQSGTIYLQHADEERERTYKLAENIDAQLKRMAQDLKDITEHLNTSRGPADTSDPLQQICKILNAHMDSLQWIDQNSAVLQRKVEEVTKVCESRRKEQERSFRITFD, encoded by the exons atGAGCCAGTTCAGCTTCGGGGCGGCCGCGCCCGGCGGCGCCTTCGGCCTGGGCGCGCCCCGAGCCGCCGCCACCACCACCACGGCCACCAGCGGCTTCTCCTTCTCCGCGCCGGCGCCCGCCCCCGCCTCCACCGGCTTCAGCTTCGGCAGCGCGgcgccggcggcgggcggcagCCAGCCCGCCGGGCTCTTCTCCTTCAGCAggccgggcccggccgcgcAGCCCTCCGGCTTCAGCTTCGGCTCGGCCAGcgcggcccccgccgccccggcaGCCGCCGCCTTCCCGCTGGG gacaaacaccccaaaagtgacctttggagccagcactgccactcCAGCTGCTGGAATCACGGGGGGCTTTTCTTTTGGTGCTCCTGCAGCAACCAGCACCCCCTCGACCCAGGCAGCAGCCCCGTCTGGCTTTGCCTttggctctgctggcaccagcagcagcagcacggctCCCTCTGGGACAACAGGAGGCTTCACCTTCTCCAGTGGCACCACGAGCCAGGCGGGCACGGCCGGGTTCAGCATCGGCACCGCGGCTGCGCCGGCGACGTCGGCAGGGCTGAGCTTTGGCACggcccctgcagctgctgccagcaccagcacggccaccctggcagctgccagcccagcagcaacGCCCTTCAGCCTCGGGGGGCAGCCCGCAG GTCTGACCTTTGGGGCTCAGCCTTCAGCGGCAGCCACCAGTACAAGCACAGCAACACTGACCACAAGCACCAGCCAGGCACCCACCCTGACCTTTGGAAGCAAGCTGGGAG TCACAtccacagctgccagcacagcctccaccaccagcaccacctCAGTGCTGGGCTCCACGGGGCCCTCCTTGTTTGCATCTGTGGCAACTTCTtcagccccagcctcctccagcaccaCGGGCCTCTCAC TGGGTGCCACCTCCACTGGTTCCACTGGGGCAGCcagtctggggacactgggctttGGATTAAAGGTTCCTGGAACCACAGCTGccaccaccagcactgccactg GGACAACTTCTGCTTCTGGCTTTCCCTTGAACCTGAAGCCATTGACTACCACTGGTGCCATTGGAGCTGTGACCTCCacagctgccaccaccacagccaccacagccag TGCCCCCCCAGTGATGACTTATGCCCAGCTGGAGAGTTTGATCAACAAGTGGAGCCTGGAACTGGAAGACCAAGAGAAGCACTTCCTGCATCAGGCCACACAAGTCAATGCCTGGGACCGCATGCTGATCGAGAACGGGGAGAAG aTTACTTCTTTACACAGAGAAGTGGAGAAGGTGAAGGTTGACCAGAAGAG ACTGGATCAGGAACTGGACTTCATTCTGTcccagcagaaggagctggaggacTTGCTGACCCCTCTGGAGGAGTCTGTGAAGGAGCAGAGCGGGACCATCTACCTGCAGCACGCGGATGAGGAACGGGAGAGGAC ctACAAACTGGCTGAAAACATCGATGCTCAGCTGAAGCGCATGGCACAAGATCTGAAGGACATCACTGAGCACCTGAACACATCAAGGGGCCCAGCAGACACAAGTGACCCT cTTCAGCAGATCTGTAAAATTTTGAATGCACACATGGATTCCCTGCAGTGGATTGACCAGAATTCAG ctgtgctgcagaggaaggTGGAAGAGGTGACCAAGGTTTGTGAGAGTCGCCGCAAGGAGCAGGAGCGCAGCTTTCGGATCACCTTTGATTGA
- the LOC132333793 gene encoding nuclear pore glycoprotein p62-like isoform X2 yields the protein MSQFSFGAAAPGGAFGLGAPRAAATTTTATSGFSFSAPAPAPASTGFSFGSAAPAAGGSQPAGLFSFSRPGPAAQPSGFSFGSASAAPAAPAAAAFPLGTNTPKVTFGASTATPAAGITGGFSFGAPAATSTPSTQAAAPSGFAFGSAGTSSSSTAPSGTTGGFTFSSGTTSQAGTAGFSIGTAAAPATSAGLSFGTAPAAAASTSTATLAAASPAATPFSLGGQPAGLTFGAQPSAAATSTSTATLTTSTSQAPTLTFGSKLGVTSTAASTASTTSTTSVLGSTGPSLFASVATSSAPASSSTTGLSRTTSASGFPLNLKPLTTTGAIGAVTSTAATTTATTASAPPVMTYAQLESLINKWSLELEDQEKHFLHQATQVNAWDRMLIENGEKITSLHREVEKVKVDQKRLDQELDFILSQQKELEDLLTPLEESVKEQSGTIYLQHADEERERTYKLAENIDAQLKRMAQDLKDITEHLNTSRGPADTSDPLQQICKILNAHMDSLQWIDQNSAVLQRKVEEVTKVCESRRKEQERSFRITFD from the exons atGAGCCAGTTCAGCTTCGGGGCGGCCGCGCCCGGCGGCGCCTTCGGCCTGGGCGCGCCCCGAGCCGCCGCCACCACCACCACGGCCACCAGCGGCTTCTCCTTCTCCGCGCCGGCGCCCGCCCCCGCCTCCACCGGCTTCAGCTTCGGCAGCGCGgcgccggcggcgggcggcagCCAGCCCGCCGGGCTCTTCTCCTTCAGCAggccgggcccggccgcgcAGCCCTCCGGCTTCAGCTTCGGCTCGGCCAGcgcggcccccgccgccccggcaGCCGCCGCCTTCCCGCTGGG gacaaacaccccaaaagtgacctttggagccagcactgccactcCAGCTGCTGGAATCACGGGGGGCTTTTCTTTTGGTGCTCCTGCAGCAACCAGCACCCCCTCGACCCAGGCAGCAGCCCCGTCTGGCTTTGCCTttggctctgctggcaccagcagcagcagcacggctCCCTCTGGGACAACAGGAGGCTTCACCTTCTCCAGTGGCACCACGAGCCAGGCGGGCACGGCCGGGTTCAGCATCGGCACCGCGGCTGCGCCGGCGACGTCGGCAGGGCTGAGCTTTGGCACggcccctgcagctgctgccagcaccagcacggccaccctggcagctgccagcccagcagcaacGCCCTTCAGCCTCGGGGGGCAGCCCGCAG GTCTGACCTTTGGGGCTCAGCCTTCAGCGGCAGCCACCAGTACAAGCACAGCAACACTGACCACAAGCACCAGCCAGGCACCCACCCTGACCTTTGGAAGCAAGCTGGGAG TCACAtccacagctgccagcacagcctccaccaccagcaccacctCAGTGCTGGGCTCCACGGGGCCCTCCTTGTTTGCATCTGTGGCAACTTCTtcagccccagcctcctccagcaccaCGGGCCTCTCAC GGACAACTTCTGCTTCTGGCTTTCCCTTGAACCTGAAGCCATTGACTACCACTGGTGCCATTGGAGCTGTGACCTCCacagctgccaccaccacagccaccacagccag TGCCCCCCCAGTGATGACTTATGCCCAGCTGGAGAGTTTGATCAACAAGTGGAGCCTGGAACTGGAAGACCAAGAGAAGCACTTCCTGCATCAGGCCACACAAGTCAATGCCTGGGACCGCATGCTGATCGAGAACGGGGAGAAG aTTACTTCTTTACACAGAGAAGTGGAGAAGGTGAAGGTTGACCAGAAGAG ACTGGATCAGGAACTGGACTTCATTCTGTcccagcagaaggagctggaggacTTGCTGACCCCTCTGGAGGAGTCTGTGAAGGAGCAGAGCGGGACCATCTACCTGCAGCACGCGGATGAGGAACGGGAGAGGAC ctACAAACTGGCTGAAAACATCGATGCTCAGCTGAAGCGCATGGCACAAGATCTGAAGGACATCACTGAGCACCTGAACACATCAAGGGGCCCAGCAGACACAAGTGACCCT cTTCAGCAGATCTGTAAAATTTTGAATGCACACATGGATTCCCTGCAGTGGATTGACCAGAATTCAG ctgtgctgcagaggaaggTGGAAGAGGTGACCAAGGTTTGTGAGAGTCGCCGCAAGGAGCAGGAGCGCAGCTTTCGGATCACCTTTGATTGA
- the RBM41 gene encoding RNA-binding protein 41 isoform X2, giving the protein MRRVNSSLSSDELLLEDLETEGERQLKSLLHHQLDTSVSIEQCKSKRRCFAPAAFYKPFGEEAAGALTLSQFQALQESDKETSSLRELGLSDSEILLWKNQDSARKGSGLGAAPEATQERLDAIREKLEERRRILALPQRFAGSKQLSRREMEIEQALFQGTDRHSFLRALYHQDDTQKRGTDEKDPMVHLESVYQELLSKKCPEKVQSAASDPCLSPTPQGSRTEESSLPDQEEQAQQAASPSVSAAEPHQSPPRPVVIKEPVEFVPEEEILRNRLSEEELRKIPRFSSYHPGEPNRVLYLKNLGPRVRVKDLVSLFARFQREDSPLIHFRLLSGRMRDQAFITFPDTESAQRALQLLNGYKLQGKPLVIAFGKSRKHLPEPDATIPSSSAAENAPAT; this is encoded by the exons ATGCGCCG GGTGAACAGCAGCCTGTCCAGCGATGAGCTCCTCCTGGAAGACCTGGAGACAGAAGGAGAGAGGCAGCTGAAGAGCCTCCTTCACCACCAGCTGGACACCAGTGTCTCCATCGAGCA GTGCAAGTCAAAGCGGAGATGCTTCGCCCCCGCAGCTTTTTACAAACCCTTTGGGGAAGAGGCTGCGGGGGCTTTGACCCTCTCACAGTtccaggccctgcaggagaGTGACAAAGAAACCTCCTCTCTCCGGGAGCTGGGGCTCTCTGACTCGGAGATCCTGCTCTGGAAGAACCAGGATTCAGCAAGGAAG GgctcggggctgggggcagcccccgAGGCCACGCAGGAGCGGCTGGATGCCATCCGGGAGAAGCTGGAGGAGCGGCGGCGCATCCTGGCGCTGCCGCAGAGGTTTGCGGGCAGCAAGCAGCTGAGCCGGCGGGAGATGGAGATCGAGCAGGCTCTCTTCCAGGGCACGGACCGCCACTCCTTCCTCAGGGCCCTCTACCACCAAG ATGACACTCAGAAGAGGGGAACAGATGAAAAGGATCCCATGGTTCATCTGGAGAGTGTTTACCAAGAGCTGCTGAGCAAGAAGTGCCCTGAAAAAGTCCAGTCTGCTGCAAGTGACCCCTGCTTGTCCCCGACCCCACAGGGGTCTAGGACTGAGGAGTCATCACTTCCAGACCAGGAGGAGCAAGCACAACAGGCAGCAAGTCCCAGTgtttctgcagcagagccccacCAGTCCCCTCCAAGGCCTGTGGTTATCAAAGAGCCAGTTGAGTTTGTCCCAGAAGAGGAGATCCTCAGGAACCGCCTCTCAGAGGAAGAACTACGGAAAATTCCCAGGTTCTCATCCTACCATCCAGGAGAGCCCAACAGG GTGCTGTATTTGAAGAACCTGGGCCCCCGAGTGAGAGTGAAGGACCTGGTGTCCCTGTTTGCTCGGTTCCAGAGGGAGGACAGCCCCCTGATCCATTTCCGCCTCCTGAGCGGCCGCATGAGGGATCAGGCCTTCATCACCTTCCCTG ACACAGAGTCAGCGCagagagccctgcagctgctgaacgGGTACAAGCTGCAGGGGAAGCCCCTGGTCATCGCctttgggaaaagcaggaagcaTTTGCCAGAGCCTGACGCTaccatccccagctcctctgctgcagagaaCGCTCCTGCCACGTGA
- the RBM41 gene encoding RNA-binding protein 41 isoform X1, which yields MCSEQFFPRCLTACACAVVVCPRVNSSLSSDELLLEDLETEGERQLKSLLHHQLDTSVSIEQCKSKRRCFAPAAFYKPFGEEAAGALTLSQFQALQESDKETSSLRELGLSDSEILLWKNQDSARKGSGLGAAPEATQERLDAIREKLEERRRILALPQRFAGSKQLSRREMEIEQALFQGTDRHSFLRALYHQDDTQKRGTDEKDPMVHLESVYQELLSKKCPEKVQSAASDPCLSPTPQGSRTEESSLPDQEEQAQQAASPSVSAAEPHQSPPRPVVIKEPVEFVPEEEILRNRLSEEELRKIPRFSSYHPGEPNRVLYLKNLGPRVRVKDLVSLFARFQREDSPLIHFRLLSGRMRDQAFITFPDTESAQRALQLLNGYKLQGKPLVIAFGKSRKHLPEPDATIPSSSAAENAPAT from the exons ATGTGTTCTGAGCAGTTTTTCCCCCGTTGCCTGactgcctgtgcctgtgctgtggtTGTGTGCCCCAGGGTGAACAGCAGCCTGTCCAGCGATGAGCTCCTCCTGGAAGACCTGGAGACAGAAGGAGAGAGGCAGCTGAAGAGCCTCCTTCACCACCAGCTGGACACCAGTGTCTCCATCGAGCA GTGCAAGTCAAAGCGGAGATGCTTCGCCCCCGCAGCTTTTTACAAACCCTTTGGGGAAGAGGCTGCGGGGGCTTTGACCCTCTCACAGTtccaggccctgcaggagaGTGACAAAGAAACCTCCTCTCTCCGGGAGCTGGGGCTCTCTGACTCGGAGATCCTGCTCTGGAAGAACCAGGATTCAGCAAGGAAG GgctcggggctgggggcagcccccgAGGCCACGCAGGAGCGGCTGGATGCCATCCGGGAGAAGCTGGAGGAGCGGCGGCGCATCCTGGCGCTGCCGCAGAGGTTTGCGGGCAGCAAGCAGCTGAGCCGGCGGGAGATGGAGATCGAGCAGGCTCTCTTCCAGGGCACGGACCGCCACTCCTTCCTCAGGGCCCTCTACCACCAAG ATGACACTCAGAAGAGGGGAACAGATGAAAAGGATCCCATGGTTCATCTGGAGAGTGTTTACCAAGAGCTGCTGAGCAAGAAGTGCCCTGAAAAAGTCCAGTCTGCTGCAAGTGACCCCTGCTTGTCCCCGACCCCACAGGGGTCTAGGACTGAGGAGTCATCACTTCCAGACCAGGAGGAGCAAGCACAACAGGCAGCAAGTCCCAGTgtttctgcagcagagccccacCAGTCCCCTCCAAGGCCTGTGGTTATCAAAGAGCCAGTTGAGTTTGTCCCAGAAGAGGAGATCCTCAGGAACCGCCTCTCAGAGGAAGAACTACGGAAAATTCCCAGGTTCTCATCCTACCATCCAGGAGAGCCCAACAGG GTGCTGTATTTGAAGAACCTGGGCCCCCGAGTGAGAGTGAAGGACCTGGTGTCCCTGTTTGCTCGGTTCCAGAGGGAGGACAGCCCCCTGATCCATTTCCGCCTCCTGAGCGGCCGCATGAGGGATCAGGCCTTCATCACCTTCCCTG ACACAGAGTCAGCGCagagagccctgcagctgctgaacgGGTACAAGCTGCAGGGGAAGCCCCTGGTCATCGCctttgggaaaagcaggaagcaTTTGCCAGAGCCTGACGCTaccatccccagctcctctgctgcagagaaCGCTCCTGCCACGTGA